GCTGTGTTTTGTCACAAAAGCCAGGGTTTTGTTTCACTGGAATTTTATCAGAGGGATCACGGAATGATGGAAGATTTTCGGGGCATGAGTATTGGTACCAAAGCGGCTGAAGGCTTTGTAAGGTTTGTGAACGAGGGGGAAAGTATTCTTTGATAATTGTCCGAAATTGACTGATTATCAATCCATCATAAGGTATACATGTCTATTACAGCGTTTTGAATGACACAACGAATTATCAAATATCTGTTACTGGGCGCATCGTGGTGTAGCGGTTTTGAAGGGTTTTCACAAGTTTCCAGGACAGTCATCGGGGATTTGGTTAAACCGGAAGTCCGGGATGTATTTCTGCCTGTCGATGCGAGCCGGATAAAGGTGGGCGGCGAAATGGGCAGGCGTATCAGTATTACGGAACATGACAATCTGGAAAGTCTGCACCTCGAAAAGTATTTTATTGAACCGTTCCATAACAAAAAACGCTCCGAGGGCTTTGTGGGAACCGGCATGCTGATCGACGCCGTAACTAAAATGGCTGCCCATTCCATGGACCCGAAAACCATCCGTATCAAGAATCAGCTGGTGGATCAGCTGATTGCAACGCAGGAGCAGGATGGATACATCGGCATGTTTATAAAACCGCAGCGCATGTGGGTGCTTTGGGACGTGCACGAAATGAGCTATATTACTTTTGGTTTACTGACAGATTATCAATTGTTTGGAAATAAAAAATCACTTGATGCCGCCACCAGAACAGCCGACTATATTATGGCCAACTGGGCAAAAATGCCTGCCGGTTGGGAGAAGAATACGGGCGTGAATCTGTTCGAGGCCATGACCGGACTGGATCGTGCCATGCTGACGTTGTACCGCCTGACGGGCAACAGGAAGTACCTGGATTTTTCTTTGCAGCAAAAGAAGCTGAAAGACTGGAACCTGGACATTGAAATCGGCCGCCGGCTCGGACTGAACGGCCATGTATATGGTTTTCTGGGCATGTGTCTGTCACAGCTTGAACTTTACCGGCTCAATACTGACCGTCAGTTGCTTAGCCAGACCAACAAGGCAATTGATTTTCTCACGAATGGTAATGGTGCCGTTGTATCCGGAGCGGTTGGGCAGTGGGAGGCCTGGACAAATGATCAGGATGGGGAAAATGCATTGGGGGAGACCTGCGCATCCGCATATCAGATCCGGGTTTACGAAAATCTTTTCCGGCTTTTCGGAGAATCAAGATTCGGCGATCTGATGGAAAGGACGATCTTCAATACGCTGTTTGCCGCCCAGTCGCCCGAAGGCGCCCAGATCCGTTATTACGCGCCGCTGGTTGGTCCCCGCAAATACTTTCAAGAGGAAGGTTATTGCTGCCCTAACAACTACCGGAGAATTGTGTCAGAACTCCCCTTCATGATCTATTACCGGGGTGCAGGGGCAGGCCGGAATGGTGTCAGCATCAACTTATATACTGCTTCTTCGGCCAGCATTGATCTGCCGTCTGTGGGGCGTGTAAAGCTCGAACAACAAACGGATTACCCTAACAATGGCAAAGTCATAATCAGGGTTTCTCCCTCGAAAGCAGCATCCTTTGCATTGAATTTAAGAATTCCTGCATGGGCAAAAACCGCCAGGATTTCGATAAACGGTTCCGGCTGGACCGGGAAAGTGCAGGCCGGCAGCCAGGCAGTGATAGAAAGAAAATGGTCGGCGGGAGACGAAGTGGTGCTGGAGATGCCCATGGAGCCGCGACTCGTCAGGGGACGTCAGCGCCAGGCGGGGCGCGTTGCAATCATGCGGGGACCTGTTCTTTTTTGCCTCAATCCGGATCGGAATCCCGGCGTGGACAAACCCAACAAAGAGGTTGATCCGTCCGCTAACCTGAATGGCTTTGACCTGGGGCGTATGGTACTGGATCCCGCATCGATAAGCGAGGTTGAAAAAGATAATACCATTCGTCCGGATGGCATCTCGTTAAAAATCAAGGCCTGGCGAGAAGGCTGGACGATGGGTCCTGGAAGTAATCCCACAGACATGGAACTGTTGCTGACCGAATTCAGCGATCCGGGCGGTAGGGCAACGTATTTCCGTCTGGCAGATCTCAGCGCGGCTGTTGATGATGAATTGTTTATGGGGAAGTGAAAAGTAAAATGTGAGAAGTAAAAAGTGAAAAGTGAGAGGGGCGAATCTCAGGCTTGATGTTTGTCCATGAGTACATCATTGAAGAATTTGCCAATGGCCGCCAGTGCAATACGCAGAGAGTATACCCGACGCTTGCTGACAGTACGCTGTGCTAGATGTTTTCCGGTTCGGGTAAGGTGGAGATCAGAAACACGAAAATCTGGCAAATGGCTAAAACCAATTTTTACTGAAACCCAGGCCTATTTGGTTTGAAATATTCTGTTTTTCATTTTGAACCGAATTGTTTGGGTGAATATACATAGTTCGAGATGACAGAATCGGAAAATTTGAAAAAAACTAAACCAGCGTTTTTCCTGCGGAAGGCATTCAGCATGTTTTTTCTGTTAGGTCTGGTTTTCAAAACACATGGTCAGAAAATCCCGGATTGCCTGATCGGTTACACAGAATTGCGAACCAATCTGCCGGGTGGCAGACAGCCAAATGTGAACACCATGCGGGCTGCTGTGGTCGGGGCTAATGGCAAAGGAAGGAGACAGCTTGCAAATCAACTGATTAGTGATCCCAATACGATGACCCAGTTTGCAGGCTGGTCGCCAGATGGGAAATTGGCTATTATCGGCAGCGGATGGAAGAGTCCCGAAAATGCACGGTGGGAAGAAGAAAACAAAAGTTTCCGGAATACGGAAGGAAATATGCGTTATGACTCCTATCTGTTCGATATCGAAAGGAACACCCTCACAAGTCCCACGCAAGTGGATCGGGTCAGTTACTCCAATACAGGACTATTTTTCTGGCCCGGAGACTCAGCTAAACTGGGTTTCACTGCACTGATCAACAATATTTCGCATCCTTTTAAAATGGATCGTGATGGCAGAAACAAAGTCGATCTGACCCGTTCGATAGACGGATTTACCTATGGATTCAGTGCTTCGAAAGACGGGAGATATGTAGCCTATCATAAAGATTATCAGGTATATATTGCCAAATCGGATGGATCCGATGCGCGCAGGATCGAAACGGGAAACCATTTTAATTTTGCACCACAATGGTCCCCGGATGGCCGGTATTTGCTGTTCGTCTCCGGAGAACGCAACACCAGCTGCGATCCGTATCTGGTAGACTTCGATGGACCAAATCCGGTCAAACTCGCTGACCGGAACGGTTACAAGGGATCGATCGAATTTTTGGACGTGTTCGACTACCATGAAGGGAGCAGCGATGTTCCGGTCTGGTCTGCGGATGGGAAGTCCGTTTTTTATACTGCCATTTTGGAAAACGCAGTTGAGCTCTTTCAGATTTATCCCGGCCAGCGACCAGTCAGGCTTACGCATTCGGAGCCAGGTACGCTTCATTATCATCCCAAGCCTTCACCTGATGGAAAGTGGCTTTTGTACGGATCGAAAAGAAAAGGAGTCAGACAGCTTTTCATGATGGAATTGAAAGGTCAGGCCGAGCGGCAGATTACAAAAATGAAAGAAGGAACTGCCGCGATGTGGCCGCACTGGCAACCTGTAAGATGATTTCCACCGGAGTAGTATAAAATTAAACGAGCAGCAAATGTCTTCAAGAAGAGATTTTATCAGGCAAACCAGTGGCGTATTGGCGGTGAGCCTGGGTTCCGGAGTAACCGAACGGCCCGTTGCCAGGGATGCGTTTCAGTTAGGTATGGCGGGCTATACTTTTCATAAATTCAGCCTCGATCAGACCTTGGAAATGATGAAGCGGGTGGATGTCAGGAATCTGTGTATCAAGGACTTTCACCTTCCCTTAAACAGTACTTCCGATGAGATATCCGCATTCTTTCAAAAATTGAAACAAGCCGGCGTGACAGGCTACGCCGTTGGACCGATCGGTGATGACGACACAGATATTGAAGGGGCTTTTGATTATGCGTCCCGGGTAGGTGCTCAACTTATCGTAGGAATCCCTGCCCTGAAAGATATTCCGGAGATCGAAAAAAAGGTAAAGAAATACAATGTCCGCTACGCGATACACAACCATGGTCCCGACGAAAAACGCTATACCGACGCGCTTTCGGTCTATAACCTGATCAAAAATACGGACCCCCGAATGGGGATCTGCCTGGACATCGGGCATGACATACGTTTTGGAAGCGACCCGGTGGCGGACCTGAAAAAGTATGCCGACAGGATCTTCGATATTCATCTTAAAAATGTGACTGCAGCTTCCGCAGCGGGCAGGGCGGTTGAACTGGGGCGAGGTGTCATACATATTCCCGCATTGGTTGGTGCACTAAGACAAATCAGATACAGTGGCATGTGCAGCCTGGAATACGAAAAAGATATGGAGGACCCGCTGGTGGGAATCGCCGAGTCGGTCGGTTATTTCAAGGGTGTCTGTGCGAAATAGGATAAACAATTTTTCAGTTTGGAAAAAATGAAAAACTCCCGGAGGGATTTTATTAAAAAGACTGCTGTGGGCAGCGGCGCCCTTGTTTTTGGCGGCGTGATCAAAGGAATGAGCGCAGCAAGTTATGCGAGGGTTATCGGTGCCAATGACCGGCTAAATGTTGCGATCGCTGGTTTGGGTCGGCGGCTTGATGCCTATTTTGAACCCGTTTCGCTTAAAACAAGCAACGTACGACTGGTGACCTTGTGCGACGTCATGGAACGGCAGCGAATCAGGGCTGCGGGGGAATTTGCAAAACACATCGATTATAAACCGAATCTGGAAAATGATTTCAGAAAGGTTTGTGAAGATAAAGACATCGATGTACTCATCAACGCTACGCCCGATCACTGGCATGCACCCGGAACCATTATGGGGGTGAAAGCCGGCAAGCATGTATATGTTGAAAAGCCATGTAGCCATAATCCCAAGGAAGGTGAGTTGCTGGTCGCGGTGCAGAAAAAATATGAGAAAATCATCCAGATGGGCAACCAGCAGCGTTCTGCAGCGGAGTCGGTAGAGATTGTCAGGGACATTCACAACGGTGTGATCGGTAAAGCCTACGAGGCGGTTGCTTTTTACTCGAGCGACAGGGAGGAAACACCCGTCTCCAAAACAGCTCCGGTACCCAACGGGCTGGACTGGGATCTGTTTCAGGGGCCATCGCCCAGAAAAAAGTATATGCACGACACATGGGATTACAACTGGCACTGGTACGGCTGGGATTTCGGAACTGCCGAAGCGGGCAATAATGGTACGCATGAACTGGATGTTGCAAGGTGGGCCCTGCAGGTAGACTTTCCGGAGCTGGTTGAGGCACGGGGCTCCAAACGGCATTTCGTAAATGACGGATGGACGATGTATGATACGATGGATGTTACGTATCGGTTTCCTGGCAACAAAGTGATCAGATGGGACTGCAAAAGCCGCAGCGCGTATACGACCTATGGTGCTGGACGGGGTACCATCATTTATGGAACGGAAGGGACGGTGTTTGTGGATCGGGGAGGTTTC
This portion of the Dyadobacter sp. CECT 9275 genome encodes:
- a CDS encoding beta-L-arabinofuranosidase domain-containing protein, with protein sequence MTQRIIKYLLLGASWCSGFEGFSQVSRTVIGDLVKPEVRDVFLPVDASRIKVGGEMGRRISITEHDNLESLHLEKYFIEPFHNKKRSEGFVGTGMLIDAVTKMAAHSMDPKTIRIKNQLVDQLIATQEQDGYIGMFIKPQRMWVLWDVHEMSYITFGLLTDYQLFGNKKSLDAATRTADYIMANWAKMPAGWEKNTGVNLFEAMTGLDRAMLTLYRLTGNRKYLDFSLQQKKLKDWNLDIEIGRRLGLNGHVYGFLGMCLSQLELYRLNTDRQLLSQTNKAIDFLTNGNGAVVSGAVGQWEAWTNDQDGENALGETCASAYQIRVYENLFRLFGESRFGDLMERTIFNTLFAAQSPEGAQIRYYAPLVGPRKYFQEEGYCCPNNYRRIVSELPFMIYYRGAGAGRNGVSINLYTASSASIDLPSVGRVKLEQQTDYPNNGKVIIRVSPSKAASFALNLRIPAWAKTARISINGSGWTGKVQAGSQAVIERKWSAGDEVVLEMPMEPRLVRGRQRQAGRVAIMRGPVLFCLNPDRNPGVDKPNKEVDPSANLNGFDLGRMVLDPASISEVEKDNTIRPDGISLKIKAWREGWTMGPGSNPTDMELLLTEFSDPGGRATYFRLADLSAAVDDELFMGK
- a CDS encoding TolB family protein, producing MTESENLKKTKPAFFLRKAFSMFFLLGLVFKTHGQKIPDCLIGYTELRTNLPGGRQPNVNTMRAAVVGANGKGRRQLANQLISDPNTMTQFAGWSPDGKLAIIGSGWKSPENARWEEENKSFRNTEGNMRYDSYLFDIERNTLTSPTQVDRVSYSNTGLFFWPGDSAKLGFTALINNISHPFKMDRDGRNKVDLTRSIDGFTYGFSASKDGRYVAYHKDYQVYIAKSDGSDARRIETGNHFNFAPQWSPDGRYLLFVSGERNTSCDPYLVDFDGPNPVKLADRNGYKGSIEFLDVFDYHEGSSDVPVWSADGKSVFYTAILENAVELFQIYPGQRPVRLTHSEPGTLHYHPKPSPDGKWLLYGSKRKGVRQLFMMELKGQAERQITKMKEGTAAMWPHWQPVR
- a CDS encoding sugar phosphate isomerase/epimerase family protein, with the translated sequence MSSRRDFIRQTSGVLAVSLGSGVTERPVARDAFQLGMAGYTFHKFSLDQTLEMMKRVDVRNLCIKDFHLPLNSTSDEISAFFQKLKQAGVTGYAVGPIGDDDTDIEGAFDYASRVGAQLIVGIPALKDIPEIEKKVKKYNVRYAIHNHGPDEKRYTDALSVYNLIKNTDPRMGICLDIGHDIRFGSDPVADLKKYADRIFDIHLKNVTAASAAGRAVELGRGVIHIPALVGALRQIRYSGMCSLEYEKDMEDPLVGIAESVGYFKGVCAK
- a CDS encoding Gfo/Idh/MocA family protein, whose protein sequence is MKNSRRDFIKKTAVGSGALVFGGVIKGMSAASYARVIGANDRLNVAIAGLGRRLDAYFEPVSLKTSNVRLVTLCDVMERQRIRAAGEFAKHIDYKPNLENDFRKVCEDKDIDVLINATPDHWHAPGTIMGVKAGKHVYVEKPCSHNPKEGELLVAVQKKYEKIIQMGNQQRSAAESVEIVRDIHNGVIGKAYEAVAFYSSDREETPVSKTAPVPNGLDWDLFQGPSPRKKYMHDTWDYNWHWYGWDFGTAEAGNNGTHELDVARWALQVDFPELVEARGSKRHFVNDGWTMYDTMDVTYRFPGNKVIRWDCKSRSAYTTYGAGRGTIIYGTEGTVFVDRGGFRLYDRMGKLIRDSQAKGKEAGTALGGGGDMSTRHIVNFFNAVRGTEKQNSTIADGVRSTLLSHLANISYRTGKFLKTDPENGHIQDQQAMKLWTRAYEPGWEPKI